A genomic window from Diorhabda sublineata isolate icDioSubl1.1 chromosome 8, icDioSubl1.1, whole genome shotgun sequence includes:
- the LOC130448274 gene encoding amelogenin-like, translated as MNQMYPPIHMLGPFDPQVQYMPSNFLPSAPGYQTEPPQYNRDQWPQPATHHPQGHQQFSPVYPIIPTQLQVMQSMQYMQQVPPPPQPLM; from the exons ATGAATCAGATGTATCCACCGATACATATGCTCGGACCCTTTGATCCACAAGTTCAATATATGCCATCAAATTTTCTTCCATCGGCGCCTGGATATCAAACAGAGCCTCCGCAATATAATCGAGATCAATGGCCTCAGCCAGCTACACATCACCCACag ggCCACCAACAATTTTCTCCAGTGTATCCTATCATACCAACACAGCTGCAGGTAATGCAAAGCATGCAATATATGCAGCAAGTCCCTCCCCCTCCACAACCACTCATGTAA